In a genomic window of Bacteroidota bacterium:
- a CDS encoding DUF4835 family protein: MTKSKLIAIIFFCVLSIETLIAQELNCSVTVNSTQISGTDKKIYSSMQKSIFEFINSTKWTNDIFKTEERIECSMLINITERIGVDEFKATMQLQIRRPVYKSSYSTNLLNYMDNDFTFKYVEFQPIVFAENTYTDNLSSMLSFYAYMIIGIDYDSFTMNGGQPFFVKAQTVVNNAQSATDKGWKSFDGDKNKYWFCENMLNSNYKLIRQAMYKYHRTGLDLMSTKMEEGRTAISECLISLKTTYDVTPNSYLMQVFFNAKADEIVNIFTPAFPEQKAKLLNVLNVIDPGNSSKYSKIMGN; encoded by the coding sequence ATGACAAAAAGTAAATTAATTGCGATTATCTTTTTTTGTGTATTAAGTATTGAAACGCTTATTGCCCAAGAGCTGAATTGTTCAGTAACTGTAAACTCAACACAAATTTCAGGAACCGATAAAAAGATTTATTCGAGTATGCAAAAGTCTATTTTCGAGTTTATAAACAGTACTAAATGGACGAATGACATATTTAAAACTGAAGAACGAATTGAATGTAGTATGCTTATAAATATTACCGAACGCATTGGTGTTGATGAATTTAAAGCCACTATGCAATTGCAAATTCGCCGACCGGTTTATAAAAGCTCCTACAGTACCAATTTGTTGAATTATATGGACAATGATTTTACCTTTAAATATGTTGAATTTCAACCCATCGTTTTTGCTGAAAATACATACACCGATAATTTGAGTTCGATGTTATCTTTTTATGCTTACATGATTATTGGAATTGATTATGATAGTTTCACAATGAACGGAGGACAACCATTTTTTGTGAAAGCACAAACCGTTGTAAATAATGCTCAATCAGCAACTGATAAGGGTTGGAAATCGTTTGATGGCGATAAAAATAAATACTGGTTTTGCGAAAATATGCTCAATTCTAATTATAAATTGATTCGACAAGCTATGTATAAATATCACCGAACCGGTTTAGATTTAATGAGTACCAAAATGGAAGAAGGGCGAACAGCTATTTCAGAATGTTTAATAAGTTTAAAGACAACTTATGATGTTACCCCAAATTCCTATTTAATGCAGGTATTTTTTAATGCCAAGGCCGATGAAATTGTAAATATTTTTACTCCGGCTTTCCCTGAACAAAAAGCAAAATTGCTCAACGTATTAAATGTAATTGATCCGGGAAATTCGAGCAAGTACAGCAAAATAATGGGTAATTAA
- a CDS encoding O-antigen ligase family protein, which yields MIDKLHIRSLYLYSILFIVASAVCIVKEQYWFLALPIAASLVLLYIYALDKLMLFILFATPLAVEYKNPDFQIAFSMPTEPLMFGILLLFIIRLLYEGKIEKKILRHPVSIALLASLVWTSITCLASSMPLVSFKFLLARLWFVCTFYFLGIQLFKNIDNIKKLIWLSVIPMTAVIIYTVVLHSQHGFDEDSAHWVMWPFYADHTVYGALLALFIPVVIGLSTTIKTNPFAKVIAWIILFVFLVGLVFSYTRAAWVSLAAATGVYVLILLRIKFLTFLLSAVTLIVLFLTFQEQIFMKLEKNRQDSSNNLTEHVQSISNISSDASNLERVNRWSCAIRMFKERPILGFGPGTYMFKYAPYQFSYEKTIISTNNGDNGNAHSEYIGPLAEQGILGLIFVLVLFTTIIITGLRVYNRVENKEARVYSLVFLLGLITYFVHGILNNFLDQDKASVPFWAFVAAIVAIDIYQTKKLDKTATQ from the coding sequence GTGATTGATAAATTACATATACGCAGTTTATACTTATATAGCATCCTGTTTATTGTTGCTTCAGCGGTATGTATTGTAAAGGAGCAATATTGGTTCTTAGCTTTACCAATTGCTGCTAGTCTTGTGTTGCTTTATATATATGCATTAGACAAACTAATGCTTTTTATTTTGTTTGCTACACCACTGGCTGTAGAATATAAAAATCCTGATTTCCAAATTGCCTTTAGTATGCCAACGGAGCCTTTGATGTTTGGTATATTATTATTATTCATAATTCGTTTATTGTACGAAGGTAAAATCGAAAAGAAAATACTCCGTCATCCTGTAAGCATTGCCTTACTTGCATCCTTAGTATGGACTTCAATTACTTGTTTAGCTTCATCTATGCCGCTTGTTTCATTTAAATTTTTATTAGCCCGACTATGGTTTGTATGTACCTTTTATTTTTTAGGAATTCAACTTTTTAAAAATATTGACAACATAAAAAAATTAATCTGGCTTTCAGTAATTCCTATGACAGCGGTTATTATATATACCGTAGTTTTACACAGCCAGCATGGTTTTGACGAAGATTCGGCGCATTGGGTAATGTGGCCATTTTATGCCGATCATACTGTGTACGGAGCATTATTAGCATTATTTATACCGGTTGTAATAGGTTTAAGTACCACCATTAAAACCAATCCTTTTGCAAAAGTTATTGCTTGGATTATACTCTTTGTATTTTTAGTTGGATTGGTTTTTTCTTATACACGTGCTGCCTGGGTTAGTTTAGCAGCAGCAACAGGCGTTTATGTGTTAATTTTATTGCGAATTAAATTTTTAACTTTTTTACTTTCAGCAGTTACCTTGATAGTTTTGTTTTTAACTTTTCAAGAGCAAATTTTTATGAAGCTCGAAAAAAACCGTCAAGACTCTTCGAACAATTTAACTGAACATGTGCAATCAATTTCCAACATTTCGTCGGATGCCTCAAACCTTGAAAGGGTAAACCGCTGGAGTTGTGCCATACGCATGTTTAAAGAACGACCTATTTTGGGATTTGGCCCCGGTACATACATGTTTAAATATGCACCTTACCAGTTTTCGTATGAAAAAACCATCATTAGTACCAACAATGGTGATAATGGAAATGCTCACAGCGAGTATATTGGCCCATTAGCCGAACAAGGAATTTTAGGATTAATCTTTGTTTTGGTTTTATTTACTACAATTATTATAACCGGCTTGCGGGTTTATAATCGTGTAGAAAACAAAGAAGCGAGAGTATATTCGCTTGTATTTTTATTAGGTTTAATAACCTATTTTGTGCATGGAATACTCAACAATTTTTTAGATCAGGACAAAGCTTCTGTACCATTTTGGGCTTTTGTAGCTGCCATAGTTGCCATCGATATTTACCAAACAAAAAAATTAGATAAAACGGCAACTCAATAA
- a CDS encoding PP2C family protein-serine/threonine phosphatase, translating into MKKEEGKERGEGVLSRRKMNNLKLKSLLEITKAINSNVGTQELFTIYEHILVNDLKIGKLALFIHASDWICVLKKGMEQVVEDDIQFDENILKFKEITEINVFGNSDSFDVVIPVFHNAKAIAYLLIGDLDEDKLEMSPTIKHLPFIQTLTNIILVAIENQKLTLENIRQEGEKKEMKMASEMQSMLFPSSLPNDDKLEIAAYYQPHQQVGGDYYDFIRLNKNEVVFCMADVSGKGVSAALLMANFQANLRALFRHNSSLPEVILELNELVFKNAMGEKFITLFVAKYNTVTKVLSYINAGHNPPLLLSKSNPMMLTTGCIGLGMLEEIPRIKEGIITVAEGSILLCYTDGLVEQNNNMDEEFGFDNMTNVLMRKSNLPMYEVNNQLINSLNKFKQNRPYIDDIALLSCRFI; encoded by the coding sequence ATGAAGAAAGAAGAAGGTAAAGAACGAGGTGAAGGGGTGCTTTCTCGCAGAAAAATGAATAACCTCAAGCTTAAATCGCTACTCGAAATTACCAAAGCGATTAACAGCAATGTAGGTACACAGGAATTATTTACCATTTATGAACATATACTAGTCAACGACCTTAAAATTGGAAAGTTGGCGCTTTTTATTCATGCTTCCGATTGGATTTGCGTATTGAAAAAGGGCATGGAACAAGTCGTTGAAGACGATATTCAATTTGATGAGAACATATTAAAGTTTAAAGAAATTACCGAAATAAATGTCTTCGGAAATTCAGATAGTTTTGATGTGGTAATCCCGGTATTTCATAATGCAAAGGCCATTGCTTATTTATTGATTGGTGATTTGGACGAGGATAAACTGGAAATGAGCCCAACAATTAAGCACTTACCCTTTATCCAAACGCTCACCAACATTATTTTAGTTGCCATCGAAAATCAAAAGTTAACGCTTGAAAATATTCGTCAGGAAGGTGAAAAAAAAGAAATGAAAATGGCTTCGGAAATGCAATCTATGTTATTTCCAAGCTCTTTGCCCAACGACGATAAATTGGAGATTGCAGCCTACTATCAACCACATCAGCAAGTAGGAGGCGATTATTACGATTTTATTCGACTCAACAAAAATGAAGTAGTTTTTTGCATGGCGGATGTTTCCGGTAAAGGAGTATCAGCAGCACTTTTAATGGCAAATTTTCAAGCTAATTTAAGAGCCTTGTTTAGACACAACTCGTCTTTGCCAGAGGTAATTTTAGAACTAAATGAACTAGTTTTTAAAAATGCAATGGGCGAAAAATTCATCACACTTTTTGTCGCTAAATACAATACTGTTACAAAGGTACTTTCATACATAAATGCCGGGCATAACCCTCCTCTCCTGCTTTCAAAAAGCAATCCAATGATGCTTACAACAGGATGTATAGGATTAGGAATGCTCGAAGAAATTCCTCGCATTAAAGAAGGTATTATCACCGTTGCTGAAGGAAGTATATTACTTTGCTATACCGACGGTTTAGTTGAGCAAAACAATAATATGGATGAAGAATTTGGTTTTGATAATATGACCAATGTACTCATGCGTAAATCAAATTTACCCATGTATGAAGTAAATAATCAATTGATTAACTCACTCAATAAATTTAAACAAAACAGGCCGTATATCGACGATATAGCCTTATTGAGTTGCCGTTTTATCTAA
- a CDS encoding UDP-3-O-(3-hydroxymyristoyl)glucosamine N-acyltransferase, whose amino-acid sequence MQLAPSQTLQQIAQLINAKYIGSAEFKITGINEIHMVEKGDLTFVDHPKYYDKALQSKATTILINKEVECPEGKSIILSDDPFSDYVYLCKHFRTFTAASMAISNTAKIGAGTILQPGVFVGEEVQIGKNCLIHSNVSIYDHTVIGDNVVIHAGTVLGADAFYFKKRPSGFDKMYSCGRVVIEDDVEIGALCTIDKGVSGDTRIGKGSKLDNQIHIGHDTVVGKNCLMAAQVGVAGVVVIEDDVTLWGQVGVQKDLTIGKGAVVLGQSGVGKSIEGNKTYFGSPVQDARNKMKEIAYLKRINELFENENQ is encoded by the coding sequence TGCAAAATACATTGGTTCTGCCGAATTTAAAATAACCGGAATCAATGAAATTCACATGGTTGAAAAAGGTGATTTAACCTTTGTTGATCATCCTAAATATTATGATAAAGCGCTTCAATCAAAAGCAACAACCATACTTATTAATAAAGAAGTTGAATGTCCGGAAGGTAAATCTATTATCTTATCGGACGATCCGTTTAGCGATTATGTTTACCTATGTAAGCATTTCCGAACTTTTACAGCCGCGAGTATGGCCATTAGCAATACTGCAAAAATAGGCGCCGGTACTATACTACAACCGGGTGTGTTTGTTGGAGAAGAAGTTCAAATTGGGAAAAACTGTTTAATACATTCCAACGTGAGTATTTACGATCATACAGTAATTGGTGACAATGTGGTAATTCATGCTGGTACAGTGCTTGGCGCAGATGCATTCTACTTTAAAAAGCGTCCTAGCGGTTTCGATAAAATGTATTCTTGTGGACGTGTTGTAATTGAAGACGATGTTGAAATTGGCGCACTTTGCACCATTGATAAAGGTGTTTCAGGTGATACACGAATTGGAAAAGGAAGCAAACTCGATAATCAGATACATATTGGTCATGACACCGTGGTAGGAAAAAATTGCTTAATGGCTGCTCAAGTTGGCGTTGCAGGAGTTGTAGTAATTGAAGATGATGTTACTTTGTGGGGACAAGTTGGAGTACAAAAAGATTTAACCATTGGCAAAGGCGCTGTAGTACTTGGTCAATCAGGTGTTGGAAAAAGCATTGAAGGAAATAAAACCTATTTTGGCTCACCTGTGCAGGATGCCAGAAACAAGATGAAAGAAATTGCATACTTGAAACGCATAAATGAATTATTTGAAAACGAAAATCAATAA